One window from the genome of Roseomonas haemaphysalidis encodes:
- the pqqA gene encoding pyrroloquinoline quinone precursor peptide PqqA, producing MTWTTPTVTEIAVSMEVTAYASAEIRKD from the coding sequence ATGACCTGGACCACCCCGACCGTGACCGAGATCGCCGTTTCGATGGAAGTCACCGCCTACGCTTCCGCCGAGATCCGCAAGGATTGA